From a single Leptospira levettii genomic region:
- a CDS encoding DUF1801 domain-containing protein yields the protein MDKEIQNYHQSLSQTDQEICNLLYEVINTNLPKAEKKIWHAHPVWFLEGNPIVGYSKLKSCIRLLFWSGQSFEIEGLTPEGSFKASEVRYTDVKQIKKKELKLWLSQAKKIQWDYKNIVKRKGKLERIK from the coding sequence ATGGACAAAGAAATTCAAAACTATCACCAATCTTTATCCCAAACAGATCAAGAAATTTGTAATCTCTTGTATGAAGTGATCAACACAAACCTTCCAAAAGCTGAGAAAAAAATTTGGCACGCTCATCCAGTTTGGTTTTTAGAAGGAAATCCAATCGTTGGTTATAGTAAGTTAAAGTCATGTATCCGACTTCTTTTTTGGAGTGGCCAAAGTTTTGAGATAGAAGGCCTCACACCAGAAGGGAGTTTTAAAGCATCCGAGGTTCGCTATACGGATGTAAAACAAATCAAAAAAAAAGAACTAAAACTTTGGTTATCCCAAGCTAAAAAAATCCAATGGGATTATAAAAATATTGTAAAACGAAAGGGGAAATTAGAGAGAATCAAATGA
- a CDS encoding SRPBCC family protein: MEPLNFVYVTYILSTPEKVWNAIVDPEVTKKYWSDPLSKNPAHINVSEWKVGSFWKHVRMDENKTVDLVGKVLEVNPPTKLVISWARPDEMNDESIHSRVTFEISHYADGLVRLAVNHEGLDSQMFNGISNGWPSVLSNLKTYLESGLPLAGHINEKK; this comes from the coding sequence ATGGAACCACTTAACTTTGTTTATGTGACTTATATTCTTAGCACACCCGAGAAGGTATGGAATGCAATCGTCGATCCCGAGGTGACAAAAAAATATTGGTCCGATCCTTTGTCCAAAAATCCTGCTCATATTAATGTATCAGAATGGAAAGTTGGTTCTTTTTGGAAACATGTGAGAATGGATGAAAATAAGACCGTTGATCTTGTTGGTAAAGTATTGGAAGTCAATCCTCCAACTAAATTGGTTATTTCTTGGGCAAGACCAGATGAAATGAATGATGAATCCATACATTCACGAGTTACTTTTGAAATTTCCCATTATGCAGATGGTCTTGTCCGATTGGCAGTTAATCATGAAGGTTTAGACTCACAAATGTTTAATGGCATATCAAATGGTTGGCCTAGTGTTCTATCCAATTTAAAAACATACTTGGAATCTGGATTACCTCTCGCAGGTCATATCAATGAGAAAAAATGA
- a CDS encoding ABC transporter ATP-binding protein, whose amino-acid sequence MLKLIKSLLRHFRSQLFKTKEIELPIRLSTGESLAQSILDFLSDSLSIQSVPSQILEGFRSLRSKFPHEAKLEFLDYLIAASHQYQIKLNFVQKSILEIRSYITKEAPFLFQIKNKELGLPEFYAILGYHASSYLIRPLHNHIGEEEWVSEKEFLKLFEIKSTKDVVDWIVAEPIFPFSSQKEIHSTSSAVKNAIKQIYHLIRIESKDVWIVFIYGIGIGILSLVVPVATSSLVNIVAFGVLLQPVIILTFLVVFFLGFAGAMQTIQIYVVEILQRRVFVRIATEFAVRFPRIKQDALDKHHNPELVNRFFDTMTIQKSIHSLLVDGLAVVLTTVIGFVLISFYHPIFIVFSLFILVVGGYVVIYQLGKPASENYIKISKEKYKVAAWLEEISRHSALFHSTFGSHFAIERADSIIRDYLFARKKYFSIYIKQIIGLVGIQALASAIVLGIGGYLVIHRQLTIGQLVAAELVIAKVLNDISKFGKQLDSFYSLIAAVDKINSVFHLPTLTAKTVPFEIPKGPIQVQLSGVDYSLANGHKIFNQFNLKVQAGKTIGVTSNTPYDAHILLDLLSGLREPNSGIVEYNHQNIHEVSKEQIQTYTVLIRGNEIFEGTILENIRVGREEISLITIRDLLEDLGLWKTIQSLPQGIHTQLLTFGHPFDNVQSALLILTRAIIGNPKLILIDGILDQLPPPMLSSCLKVLFQKNREWTVFIVSKSPTILGQTDQILRLEDDSHSLKVNS is encoded by the coding sequence ATGTTAAAATTAATAAAATCGTTGCTTCGCCATTTTCGAAGCCAACTCTTCAAAACAAAGGAAATCGAACTTCCCATACGACTTTCGACTGGTGAGTCTCTCGCTCAGTCCATTTTAGATTTTTTATCTGATTCTTTAAGTATCCAATCCGTCCCTAGCCAAATCTTGGAAGGATTCCGATCACTTCGTAGCAAATTCCCACACGAAGCGAAATTGGAATTTCTCGACTATTTAATTGCAGCTTCTCACCAATACCAAATCAAACTCAACTTTGTCCAAAAATCTATTTTAGAGATTCGAAGTTATATCACAAAAGAAGCACCTTTTTTATTTCAAATTAAAAATAAGGAACTTGGTCTTCCTGAATTTTATGCGATTTTGGGATACCATGCATCCTCATACCTCATTCGACCACTACACAATCACATTGGTGAAGAAGAATGGGTTTCAGAAAAAGAGTTTTTAAAACTCTTCGAAATCAAATCAACAAAGGATGTTGTGGATTGGATTGTCGCAGAACCAATATTTCCTTTTTCATCTCAAAAGGAAATTCATTCCACATCGTCTGCAGTCAAAAATGCAATCAAACAAATCTATCACCTCATACGCATTGAGTCAAAAGATGTTTGGATTGTTTTTATATATGGAATTGGAATTGGAATTTTATCTTTAGTAGTTCCAGTTGCTACCTCTTCCTTAGTGAATATTGTTGCCTTCGGGGTTTTGTTACAACCTGTCATCATCCTCACTTTCTTAGTTGTATTCTTTTTGGGTTTTGCAGGGGCAATGCAAACCATTCAGATTTATGTGGTAGAAATTTTACAACGAAGAGTATTTGTTAGAATTGCCACTGAGTTTGCTGTTCGTTTTCCAAGAATCAAACAAGATGCCTTAGACAAACACCATAATCCTGAACTAGTGAATCGATTTTTTGATACAATGACGATTCAAAAATCAATTCATTCATTATTGGTTGATGGATTGGCCGTTGTATTAACAACCGTTATAGGATTCGTACTCATATCATTTTACCATCCTATTTTTATAGTTTTTTCTTTGTTTATATTGGTTGTTGGTGGTTACGTTGTCATCTACCAATTAGGCAAACCTGCTTCCGAAAACTACATTAAAATTTCGAAAGAAAAGTATAAGGTAGCTGCATGGCTCGAGGAAATTTCAAGGCATTCCGCTTTATTTCATTCCACGTTTGGATCTCATTTTGCGATTGAAAGAGCAGATTCTATCATCCGCGATTATCTTTTTGCTCGCAAAAAATACTTTTCTATTTACATCAAACAAATCATTGGACTTGTCGGCATACAAGCGTTAGCAAGTGCGATCGTACTCGGAATTGGTGGGTATTTGGTCATTCATAGACAATTGACAATTGGTCAATTAGTTGCAGCAGAGTTAGTGATTGCAAAAGTTCTTAATGATATATCCAAGTTTGGAAAACAATTGGATAGTTTTTATAGTTTGATAGCAGCAGTAGATAAAATTAATTCCGTTTTTCATTTACCGACATTAACTGCGAAAACAGTTCCATTTGAAATCCCGAAAGGACCAATCCAAGTACAATTATCAGGTGTGGATTATTCTCTGGCCAATGGACATAAAATTTTCAATCAATTCAATTTGAAAGTCCAAGCAGGAAAAACAATTGGTGTCACTTCCAATACACCTTACGATGCTCATATCTTACTTGATTTACTCAGTGGTCTAAGAGAACCAAACTCCGGAATCGTTGAATACAACCACCAAAATATCCATGAAGTTTCCAAAGAACAGATCCAAACGTATACAGTTCTCATCCGAGGGAATGAAATATTTGAAGGAACCATTTTGGAAAATATCCGTGTGGGACGAGAAGAAATTTCTCTCATTACTATACGAGATCTTTTAGAAGATTTAGGTCTCTGGAAAACAATTCAATCATTACCGCAAGGAATCCACACACAACTGTTAACCTTTGGGCATCCATTTGACAATGTCCAATCTGCATTGTTAATCCTAACGAGAGCAATCATTGGCAATCCGAAACTGATCCTGATTGATGGAATTCTTGACCAATTACCACCACCAATGTTAAGTTCTTGTTTGAAAGTTTTGTTCCAAAAAAATCGGGAATGGACAGTATTCATTGTATCCAAATCACCAACCATTCTGGGACAAACAGACCAAATCCTACGCTTGGAAGATGATTCTCATTCCTTAAAGGTTAATTCATAA
- a CDS encoding CAP domain-containing protein, producing MDTLTLKTECESQKKETQNKRTNLLGIASLALSSQGTLSGKALEFYNILETYRRNGSYTLSNGTTRTFLNASQCAGSTSQHRALNIAAQKHNDNMVRFNFFSHTGQDGSTPTTRVKAEGLDIGAGENIAAGVSSAEGTFDQWWNSSGHRANMENCNYTHVGIGYTARESINANASYSYYWTNVFATIR from the coding sequence GTGGATACTTTAACGTTAAAAACGGAATGCGAAAGCCAAAAAAAGGAAACACAAAATAAACGAACAAACCTGCTAGGAATCGCGAGCCTTGCTTTGAGTTCACAGGGAACATTATCTGGAAAAGCGTTAGAGTTTTACAATATTTTGGAAACCTACAGAAGGAATGGTTCTTATACACTTTCCAATGGAACCACTCGAACGTTTTTAAATGCCTCCCAATGCGCTGGTTCCACATCCCAACACAGGGCATTGAACATTGCCGCACAAAAACACAATGACAACATGGTTCGTTTCAATTTCTTTTCCCATACTGGCCAAGATGGTTCCACTCCAACCACACGAGTGAAAGCAGAAGGTTTGGATATTGGGGCAGGAGAAAATATTGCTGCAGGTGTATCTTCGGCCGAAGGAACATTCGACCAGTGGTGGAATTCCTCTGGCCACCGTGCCAATATGGAGAATTGTAACTACACTCATGTCGGGATCGGCTATACAGCCCGGGAAAGTATCAATGCAAACGCTAGTTATTCGTATTACTGGACCAATGTGTTTGCTACGATCCGTTAG
- a CDS encoding SDR family NAD(P)-dependent oxidoreductase, which translates to MEKNDKRIALVTGANQGIGFQVAKDLAKNGMLVLVGSRDLKRGEKAAQEIGFGSMAIQLDVTDRKSISDAAEKIQKELGRLDLLVNNAGISNTRMQRLGLSMVEYMESAKASIASIDEIRTVWDTNVFGVLAVYQTMLPLLRKSSDARIVNVSSTLGSLTLNSDPNSGYRSFYNPVYAVSKTALNGITLSMMLELKDSKIKVNLVSPGFTKSALTNFEGFESLEDGAREVVRVAMYGPEDPTGTFTTWNNEAVPW; encoded by the coding sequence ATGGAAAAAAACGATAAACGAATCGCTCTCGTTACGGGAGCAAACCAGGGGATCGGTTTCCAAGTGGCAAAAGATTTGGCTAAAAATGGGATGCTGGTGCTCGTTGGATCACGTGATTTAAAACGAGGTGAAAAAGCTGCGCAGGAAATTGGTTTTGGAAGTATGGCCATCCAATTGGATGTTACCGATCGTAAATCAATATCAGATGCAGCGGAGAAAATTCAAAAAGAATTGGGACGGCTTGATTTACTCGTCAATAATGCAGGAATTTCTAATACGAGAATGCAAAGGCTTGGATTATCCATGGTCGAATATATGGAATCTGCAAAAGCAAGTATCGCTTCCATTGATGAGATACGTACGGTTTGGGATACCAATGTTTTTGGTGTATTAGCAGTGTACCAAACCATGTTACCACTTCTTCGTAAATCAAGTGACGCGCGTATTGTAAATGTATCGAGCACACTTGGTTCTCTCACCTTAAACTCAGACCCTAACTCAGGTTATCGTTCGTTTTATAATCCTGTTTATGCAGTTTCTAAAACTGCCTTGAATGGGATTACCTTGTCGATGATGTTAGAATTAAAAGATTCTAAGATTAAAGTGAATTTAGTATCTCCTGGTTTTACGAAGTCAGCACTGACCAACTTCGAAGGTTTCGAAAGCCTAGAAGATGGTGCTCGTGAAGTTGTGAGGGTTGCGATGTATGGACCTGAAGATCCAACAGGAACGTTTACGACTTGGAACAATGAGGCTGTTCCCTGGTAG
- a CDS encoding cyclic nucleotide-binding domain-containing protein, which translates to MMFLDILPKDSLLIKSYHSGEFVYQKGESSSEGICFVLNGKVETDHIDQENHIVKLVINQFKFFGLSAFVSNIRMDTVKAMEDGTKVLFISESDFSFCMNADSQFIIRAIQYMMNYIQTINIDTNHDLMRSFKLNTILDQVDQNRLAKMKEQNLRIHSQIYHSRFRLVNPGQFVYSEENLVDSDLYLILEGEVVHYVNDPKDPTKEIPILRLEPGYIFGFIKKDANKGHVLNVRAGSNGALTIHLDSNLLRQVAKNDEMVAYSIFQTLCLLMAMIENLCI; encoded by the coding sequence ATGATGTTCTTAGATATTTTACCTAAAGATTCTCTTTTAATTAAATCTTACCATTCAGGTGAATTTGTTTATCAAAAAGGAGAATCTTCATCTGAAGGCATCTGTTTTGTTTTAAATGGAAAGGTGGAAACGGATCATATAGACCAAGAGAATCATATTGTCAAATTAGTGATTAATCAGTTTAAATTCTTTGGATTATCTGCGTTTGTTAGTAATATTAGAATGGATACTGTTAAAGCGATGGAAGACGGAACAAAAGTATTATTCATTTCCGAATCCGATTTTAGTTTTTGTATGAATGCAGATTCTCAATTTATCATTAGAGCAATTCAATACATGATGAATTACATTCAAACAATTAATATTGATACAAATCATGACTTAATGCGTTCCTTCAAGCTCAATACTATTTTAGACCAAGTTGATCAAAATCGTTTGGCTAAAATGAAAGAACAGAATTTACGGATTCATTCTCAAATCTATCATTCTAGATTTCGTTTAGTAAACCCTGGCCAATTTGTTTATTCGGAAGAGAACTTAGTTGATTCTGATTTATACTTAATTCTTGAAGGAGAAGTTGTTCATTATGTTAACGACCCAAAGGATCCAACAAAAGAAATCCCTATCTTACGATTAGAACCAGGATATATATTCGGTTTCATCAAAAAAGATGCAAATAAAGGACATGTCTTAAATGTAAGAGCAGGATCAAATGGAGCATTAACAATTCACCTTGATTCAAACTTACTGAGACAAGTGGCAAAAAATGATGAAATGGTCGCTTACTCTATATTCCAAACCTTATGTTTGCTTATGGCAATGATCGAAAATTTATGCATTTGA
- a CDS encoding TolC family protein: MKTLLNRFLLALLCPFGMLFSFLLEADPTKDPFESLHGPNIYTQDYINQQPGVLTLTELLRSVEKSYPLVLAAEKLLTETEYNYLAAEGAFDLQFKAMGTTKPIGYYTNNGADTVFEKPTPLGGTSFFAGYRIGRGKFPVYDGRRETNDYGEVRAGAVVPLMRNREIDKNRADLRKADIDRKLAELSIQKLKIEVIKEATKRYWKWVASGQEYLVNKDLLEIAKNRQQQISQRIKLGDIPKMEGTENDRAILQRESQFVSAEREMQKAAIDLSLFLRAADGNLILPSTDRLPIGFPKPIDYKGLELDKSIKLAWKFRPEIQDYEFKREKARVDQDMGYNSLKPQVDLVVAGSQDLGPGSVTRSKPELEASLVLNVPIQTRRPRGMIGAAEAKIAQLDQELQFSKDKIKTEVQDAISEVIASAKRVNVTQSEVELARKLEEMERERFALGDSTLLFVNIREQTSAEAAVREIKALYDHHVAVANFQASTATFLQNSPSP, translated from the coding sequence ATGAAAACGCTTTTAAATCGATTTTTATTGGCGTTGTTATGCCCATTTGGGATGTTATTTTCTTTTTTATTGGAAGCAGATCCAACAAAAGATCCATTTGAATCCTTACATGGACCAAATATTTATACACAAGATTATATCAACCAACAACCGGGAGTATTAACACTTACTGAACTTTTAAGGTCTGTTGAGAAATCCTACCCCCTTGTACTTGCTGCTGAAAAACTATTAACGGAAACAGAATACAATTATTTAGCAGCCGAAGGTGCTTTTGATTTACAATTCAAAGCGATGGGTACAACCAAACCAATTGGTTATTACACTAATAATGGCGCGGACACTGTGTTCGAAAAACCAACTCCACTTGGTGGGACATCTTTTTTTGCTGGTTACCGCATCGGCCGTGGAAAATTTCCAGTTTATGACGGACGAAGAGAAACAAATGATTATGGAGAAGTAAGAGCAGGTGCTGTTGTTCCACTCATGCGAAACCGTGAGATTGATAAAAACAGAGCTGACCTCAGGAAAGCAGACATTGATCGTAAACTAGCTGAGTTATCTATCCAAAAGTTAAAAATTGAAGTCATTAAAGAAGCTACCAAACGTTATTGGAAATGGGTTGCGAGTGGCCAAGAGTATTTGGTCAACAAAGACTTGTTAGAGATTGCAAAGAACAGACAACAACAAATTAGCCAGAGAATTAAGTTAGGTGATATTCCCAAAATGGAAGGAACAGAAAATGACCGTGCCATTTTACAAAGGGAATCACAATTTGTTTCTGCTGAACGTGAGATGCAAAAAGCAGCAATTGATTTGTCTTTATTCTTACGTGCTGCGGATGGAAATTTGATTTTACCATCCACAGACAGGTTGCCCATAGGATTTCCAAAACCGATTGATTACAAAGGGCTTGAATTAGACAAAAGCATCAAACTCGCATGGAAGTTCCGACCAGAAATCCAAGACTATGAATTCAAACGAGAGAAAGCACGAGTGGACCAGGACATGGGTTATAACTCACTCAAACCACAAGTGGACTTGGTGGTAGCAGGATCACAGGACTTAGGGCCAGGTTCAGTCACAAGGTCTAAACCGGAACTAGAAGCTTCACTCGTGTTGAATGTTCCCATCCAAACAAGAAGGCCACGGGGGATGATTGGAGCAGCAGAAGCAAAAATTGCCCAACTTGACCAAGAATTACAATTTTCAAAAGACAAAATCAAAACCGAAGTCCAAGACGCAATCTCAGAAGTCATTGCTTCAGCCAAACGAGTGAACGTCACACAAAGTGAAGTCGAACTTGCAAGAAAATTGGAAGAGATGGAACGAGAACGTTTTGCCTTGGGAGATTCTACTCTTTTATTTGTGAATATTCGCGAACAGACAAGTGCGGAAGCAGCTGTGCGTGAAATTAAGGCATTGTACGATCATCATGTCGCAGTTGCCAACTTCCAAGCGTCAACAGCAACTTTTTTGCAAAATTCTCCTTCTCCTTAG
- a CDS encoding ArsR/SmtB family transcription factor: MADPNRRKVLDLLFSKNGQTLTQLCEQLDMQRQSATQHIEILVKANLVTVVWKGREKLHFLNPVPIYEVYARWVRKFEENRLGFLHELKTQLEGENHGTT; this comes from the coding sequence ATGGCAGATCCGAACCGGAGAAAGGTTCTAGACCTTCTGTTCTCTAAAAATGGACAAACTCTGACCCAACTCTGCGAACAACTCGACATGCAAAGGCAATCGGCAACCCAACACATTGAGATTTTGGTCAAGGCAAACCTGGTAACAGTGGTTTGGAAAGGAAGAGAGAAACTTCATTTCCTAAACCCCGTCCCAATTTACGAGGTGTATGCGCGATGGGTGCGCAAATTTGAAGAGAATCGTTTAGGATTTTTACACGAATTAAAAACACAATTGGAAGGAGAGAATCATGGAACCACTTAA
- a CDS encoding YceI family protein, producing MKIFYSILALFIVGIFGPIVAEENCEYEYDPNKTNLEWTAFKFTEKTGVKGKFDNIRVTGKTKDKSKFGVAEKIRFQIDSLSVNSSNPDRDAKIKKFFFGSVKGNQKLTGHFSDLTSGEIGTAKLHLQFGKFKTSVPVNFVWKDETVEVVGTVDVATLGLTQGLSKLNAECNDLHKGSDGVSKLWPTVDVKVVSTVKKVCK from the coding sequence ATGAAAATTTTTTATTCTATTTTAGCTTTATTCATTGTCGGCATTTTCGGGCCAATTGTTGCAGAAGAAAATTGTGAATATGAGTATGATCCTAACAAAACCAACTTAGAATGGACAGCGTTCAAGTTTACTGAAAAAACAGGTGTTAAAGGTAAATTCGACAACATTCGAGTCACGGGAAAAACGAAAGACAAATCAAAGTTTGGTGTCGCAGAAAAAATTCGATTCCAAATTGACAGTTTGTCCGTAAACTCATCTAATCCAGACCGAGATGCCAAAATCAAAAAGTTTTTCTTTGGATCTGTAAAAGGAAATCAAAAGTTAACTGGTCATTTTTCTGACCTCACATCAGGAGAAATTGGCACTGCAAAATTACACTTACAATTTGGAAAATTCAAAACATCCGTTCCCGTAAACTTTGTATGGAAGGATGAAACAGTAGAAGTTGTGGGAACAGTGGATGTGGCAACACTCGGTCTAACACAAGGTTTATCAAAATTAAATGCAGAGTGTAATGATTTACATAAAGGTTCTGATGGTGTGAGTAAACTTTGGCCAACAGTTGATGTGAAAGTAGTTTCTACAGTGAAGAAGGTTTGTAAGTAA
- a CDS encoding TetR/AcrR family transcriptional regulator: MVKKKKVSDPKVVSPPPPTLGRKRDPSLDISIMNAALEILAEEGFDGMTMDQIATKVGTGKAACYRRWPSKLKLVKDALIWMNRNQLELEKIPDTGSLRNDFLALLKPHSMEEANAKLRILGGLGTFWLDEEIETKGITEIFGPWMEVNRTLMQRAMERGEISKKANVELVCKVMNSMATYRALIERKPPDKSLFIALIDQVVMPALKYPG; this comes from the coding sequence ATGGTTAAGAAAAAGAAAGTATCCGATCCAAAAGTTGTCTCACCACCTCCGCCTACCCTTGGCCGGAAAAGAGACCCATCGCTTGATATTTCGATCATGAACGCTGCGCTTGAGATTTTAGCCGAAGAAGGTTTTGATGGAATGACAATGGATCAAATTGCTACCAAGGTGGGAACAGGTAAGGCTGCGTGTTACCGCCGTTGGCCTTCCAAACTCAAACTCGTCAAAGATGCATTGATTTGGATGAATCGAAATCAATTGGAGCTTGAAAAAATCCCTGACACAGGATCTCTCAGAAATGATTTTTTAGCCTTACTAAAACCCCATTCCATGGAAGAAGCCAATGCAAAACTTAGAATCCTTGGTGGTCTCGGTACGTTTTGGTTAGATGAAGAAATCGAAACAAAAGGAATCACTGAAATCTTTGGACCGTGGATGGAAGTGAACCGAACCTTGATGCAACGGGCCATGGAACGTGGTGAAATATCCAAAAAAGCAAACGTAGAACTTGTTTGTAAAGTGATGAATTCTATGGCTACTTACCGAGCTCTCATCGAAAGAAAACCACCCGACAAATCTCTGTTTATTGCCCTCATTGACCAAGTGGTGATGCCAGCCTTAAAATACCCTGGTTAA
- a CDS encoding HlyD family efflux transporter periplasmic adaptor subunit — protein MSPKWKLRKNLPSYRLVQTALPAQSLAYILTVIFFLSVLILLYVPWQQTTMGFGRVVAYAPLDRQQVIESPISGRVVKWHVHEGTRVKKGDPIIDISDNDPNFITRIREERNALLQRLEAARSREDNIRSRILSLRSSMGSAVSAADSRRMMAKDRVRASEQAVDAAKAALKTANLNLDRQKQLWEKGLTSKRTLELAELDHTNAETGLDRARAAYDAAVKEERALNSDTGKVQQDAEASINDAKASLASAQSEVARVLEDLPKLEARLSRQENQEVFAPRDGTIMRILVNPDTQQVKEGDGVAILVPDAEDKAVELFISGNDIPLVGEGRKVRLQFQGYPVLQISGWPETAVGTFGGVVKLVDITDNGSGNFRVLVVPDSEDRQWPSSRYLRQGVRAKGWIFLNRVSVGYELWRRFNDFPPNLPMDDPEMKSLLDENGGGEKSK, from the coding sequence ATGTCACCCAAATGGAAACTTCGCAAAAACCTACCATCCTATCGTTTGGTACAAACTGCACTTCCGGCACAAAGTTTAGCCTATATCTTAACGGTTATTTTTTTTCTCAGTGTTCTCATCTTACTTTATGTTCCATGGCAACAAACCACTATGGGGTTTGGTAGAGTGGTGGCGTATGCTCCACTGGATCGCCAACAAGTAATTGAATCTCCAATCAGCGGTAGAGTTGTAAAGTGGCATGTCCACGAAGGGACTCGTGTGAAAAAAGGAGATCCTATCATTGATATTTCAGACAATGATCCCAATTTTATCACTAGGATCAGAGAAGAAAGAAATGCACTTTTACAAAGACTCGAAGCGGCTCGTTCTAGAGAAGATAACATCCGTTCTAGGATCTTAAGTTTACGTTCTTCGATGGGAAGTGCAGTGAGTGCGGCAGACTCACGTAGGATGATGGCAAAGGACAGAGTGCGTGCCAGCGAACAAGCCGTAGATGCAGCTAAAGCAGCCTTAAAAACAGCGAATCTCAATTTAGACCGTCAAAAACAATTATGGGAAAAAGGTCTAACCTCCAAACGTACTTTAGAACTAGCAGAACTTGACCATACAAATGCGGAAACTGGCCTCGATCGTGCAAGAGCAGCTTATGATGCTGCTGTCAAAGAAGAACGTGCGTTAAATAGTGATACAGGCAAAGTCCAACAAGATGCAGAAGCTTCCATCAATGATGCCAAAGCATCACTTGCATCTGCACAATCTGAAGTTGCTAGAGTCTTAGAAGACCTCCCTAAATTAGAAGCAAGATTATCAAGGCAAGAAAACCAAGAAGTGTTTGCACCAAGAGATGGAACCATCATGAGAATCCTTGTAAATCCAGACACACAACAAGTGAAAGAAGGTGATGGAGTTGCCATCCTTGTTCCCGATGCGGAAGACAAAGCTGTAGAATTATTTATCTCAGGGAATGATATTCCGTTAGTTGGTGAAGGAAGGAAAGTAAGATTACAATTCCAAGGGTATCCAGTTTTACAAATCAGTGGTTGGCCAGAAACCGCTGTTGGTACTTTTGGTGGAGTGGTTAAACTTGTGGACATCACAGACAATGGTTCTGGAAATTTCCGTGTCCTTGTGGTCCCTGATAGTGAAGATCGCCAGTGGCCATCAAGTCGTTACCTAAGACAAGGGGTAAGAGCAAAAGGATGGATTTTTCTCAATCGAGTTAGCGTTGGTTATGAATTGTGGAGAAGGTTCAATGATTTCCCTCCAAATTTACCAATGGATGATCCTGAAATGAAATCGTTGTTAGATGAGAATGGAGGAGGAGAAAAATCAAAATGA
- a CDS encoding GNAT family N-acetyltransferase, with amino-acid sequence MLPVETKKLSANELKEFIELILVFEDVFEMKEFQMPNQAYLQSLLERDDFFVFVSVIEGKVVAGLTAYLLRQYYSEKPLVYIYDLAVQTHLQRKGIGKSLIASINSYCKEKGMEEVFVQADLADDYALDFYKSTGGRAEDVVHFYYPLN; translated from the coding sequence ATGTTACCTGTAGAAACAAAAAAACTATCGGCAAATGAGTTAAAGGAATTTATCGAACTCATTCTCGTATTTGAAGATGTATTTGAAATGAAAGAGTTTCAAATGCCGAATCAAGCTTACCTCCAATCCCTTTTAGAACGTGATGATTTTTTTGTATTTGTTTCGGTGATCGAAGGAAAGGTAGTTGCAGGACTCACAGCTTATCTGTTGAGACAATACTACTCGGAAAAACCACTTGTTTACATTTACGATTTAGCGGTGCAGACACATTTACAAAGGAAAGGCATTGGTAAATCGCTCATCGCTTCCATCAATTCTTATTGCAAAGAGAAAGGAATGGAAGAGGTATTTGTACAAGCAGATTTAGCTGATGACTACGCCTTGGATTTTTACAAGTCGACTGGGGGGCGTGCAGAAGATGTGGTACATTTTTATTACCCACTGAATTGA